A genome region from Myroides fluvii includes the following:
- the hemF gene encoding oxygen-dependent coproporphyrinogen oxidase: MKEKFYHYIQQLQDQITAGLEAVDGEAKFQQDLWERPGGGGGRTRVIEDGRVFEKGGVNISAVHGALPVAMQKYFNVGDVDFYACGLSLVIHPKSPMVPTVHANWRYFEMYDKQGNVVRSWFGGGQDLTPYYLFEEDAIHFHQVCKKACDQHDATFYPLYKKQCDAYFWNAHREEARGIGGLFFDRLEETTDKSAQQWYDFVTTVGNSFLEAYVPIVEKRKELTYTAEQRTWQEIRRGRYVEFNLVHDKGTLFGLKTNGRIESILMSLPPHVQWVYDHQPEEGSEEEKLLKVLANPVDWLLVNG, translated from the coding sequence ATGAAGGAAAAATTTTATCACTATATACAACAGCTCCAAGATCAAATAACAGCTGGATTAGAAGCAGTTGATGGAGAGGCAAAATTCCAACAAGACCTATGGGAACGCCCCGGTGGTGGAGGTGGAAGAACACGTGTGATTGAAGATGGTCGTGTTTTTGAAAAAGGAGGAGTGAATATTTCTGCAGTACACGGAGCATTACCCGTAGCTATGCAAAAGTATTTCAATGTAGGTGATGTTGATTTTTATGCGTGTGGATTGAGCTTAGTCATCCACCCTAAAAGCCCAATGGTGCCCACAGTTCATGCCAATTGGCGCTATTTTGAAATGTACGATAAACAAGGAAATGTAGTGCGTTCTTGGTTTGGAGGAGGACAGGATTTAACGCCTTACTATCTATTCGAAGAAGACGCTATCCATTTTCATCAAGTATGTAAAAAGGCTTGTGATCAACATGATGCAACATTTTATCCGCTATATAAAAAACAATGTGATGCATATTTCTGGAATGCACACCGAGAGGAAGCACGTGGAATTGGCGGACTATTCTTTGATCGATTGGAAGAAACAACCGATAAATCTGCCCAACAGTGGTATGATTTTGTTACCACAGTAGGAAATAGCTTCCTAGAAGCCTATGTGCCTATTGTTGAAAAGAGAAAAGAGTTAACGTATACAGCTGAACAACGCACCTGGCAAGAAATACGAAGAGGTCGTTATGTGGAATTCAATCTAGTACACGATAAAGGAACACTATTCGGATTAAAAACCAATGGACGTATTGAATCCATCTTGATGAGTTTACCTCCACACGTACAATGGGTATATGACCATCAACCAGAAGAAGGTAGTGAAGAAGAGAAGTTGTTGAAAGTACTAGCTAATCCAGTGGACTGGTTACTAGTTAACGGTTAA
- the hemB gene encoding porphobilinogen synthase: protein MFPLQRGRRLRTSESIRSLVRETIVTPQDFMFPMFIAEGTNVEEPILSMPGIYRRSVDLTVKEVKELYALGIRAVNIYVKVSDHLKDNAGTEAWNANGLMQTAIKAIKDACPGMIVMPDVALDPYSIYGHDGIIENGKVVNDATVDALTRMSVSHAAAGADFVAPSDMMDGRVLRMREALDQSGYTDVGIMSYSAKYASAFYGPFRDALDSAPRVDVEIPKDKKTYQMDYANRIEAIKEALYDVEEGADIVMVKPGIAYLDIVREVKDAVNVPVSVFHVSGEYAMVKAAAEKGWLDHDLVMMEQLICIKRAGASIISTYFAKEAAILLNK from the coding sequence ATGTTTCCATTACAAAGAGGTAGAAGATTAAGAACAAGTGAGTCCATTCGCAGTCTAGTTAGAGAGACGATTGTGACGCCGCAAGATTTTATGTTTCCCATGTTTATTGCAGAGGGGACAAATGTAGAAGAACCGATTTTATCCATGCCAGGGATCTATAGAAGATCAGTGGATTTGACGGTAAAAGAGGTAAAAGAACTATACGCTTTAGGAATTCGCGCAGTGAATATCTACGTGAAGGTAAGCGATCACTTAAAAGACAATGCAGGTACAGAAGCATGGAATGCCAACGGCTTGATGCAAACTGCTATTAAAGCAATTAAAGATGCCTGTCCAGGGATGATTGTGATGCCCGATGTGGCATTGGATCCGTACTCTATTTATGGGCACGATGGAATCATTGAGAATGGAAAAGTAGTTAATGATGCAACGGTGGATGCATTGACGCGTATGAGTGTGTCTCACGCTGCAGCAGGAGCGGATTTCGTTGCACCAAGTGATATGATGGATGGACGTGTATTGCGCATGCGTGAGGCTTTGGATCAATCAGGGTATACGGATGTAGGAATCATGAGTTACTCTGCTAAATATGCTTCTGCGTTCTACGGGCCGTTTCGCGATGCATTAGATAGCGCACCTCGTGTAGATGTAGAGATTCCAAAAGACAAGAAAACCTATCAGATGGATTACGCCAATCGCATTGAAGCCATCAAAGAAGCGTTGTACGATGTAGAAGAAGGGGCAGATATTGTCATGGTAAAACCAGGGATTGCTTATTTGGATATTGTACGTGAAGTAAAAGATGCAGTGAACGTACCAGTATCCGTGTTTCACGTATCTGGAGAGTATGCCATGGTAAAAGCTGCCGCTGAAAAAGGATGGTTGGATCACGATTTAGTGATGATGGAACAACTAATTTGTATCAAACGCGCAGGTGCGAGTATCATCTCCACGTATTTCGCAAAAGAAGCAGCAATCTTGCTGAATAAATAA
- a CDS encoding TlpA family protein disulfide reductase, whose amino-acid sequence MKKTLFLLLLSSTLAIGQTKKDAYIKEHFPLLLENLSTTELDAFKKTMKLSSGNKLKYIDSDLLKKGSGDQFGVYYQIFSYDLTGARNRVTIIDSDNREMVIEEDGTISFDNTQPSTAITATEATNEVIFTTFDEKTYKLEELLERDGVFIITSTTCGPCMLAYPELNQLATDPAYKGVPFTALYINSASNIKNYMEGSAYKNFGKLENPWEVFTSLELIAQLVPQYNLKNKAVPYVYIKKNNKVIYSSNRGIKIDQIKKNL is encoded by the coding sequence ATGAAAAAAACACTATTCTTACTTTTATTAAGCTCTACATTAGCTATCGGACAAACGAAGAAAGATGCCTACATCAAAGAACATTTCCCTCTACTACTTGAAAATTTATCCACTACTGAACTGGATGCCTTTAAGAAAACAATGAAGTTATCTTCAGGCAACAAGCTCAAATATATTGACAGTGATTTACTTAAAAAGGGAAGTGGGGATCAATTTGGTGTTTATTATCAAATCTTCTCTTATGACCTTACAGGTGCTCGCAATCGCGTGACCATCATAGATAGTGATAACAGAGAAATGGTCATTGAAGAAGATGGAACAATTTCTTTTGACAATACACAACCCTCTACAGCGATTACCGCAACAGAAGCAACAAATGAAGTTATTTTCACCACTTTTGATGAGAAAACATACAAACTAGAAGAACTTTTGGAGCGAGATGGTGTTTTTATCATTACTTCAACTACTTGTGGTCCTTGTATGTTGGCATATCCCGAGTTAAATCAACTAGCGACAGATCCAGCCTACAAAGGTGTTCCCTTTACCGCTTTGTATATTAATTCGGCTTCGAATATAAAAAATTACATGGAAGGAAGTGCCTACAAAAACTTCGGAAAGTTGGAAAATCCATGGGAGGTTTTTACTTCTCTCGAATTGATAGCTCAGTTGGTACCACAGTACAATTTAAAAAATAAAGCTGTCCCATATGTATATATCAAAAAAAACAACAAAGTGATTTACTCTTCCAATCGAGGCATTAAAATAGATCAGATTAAAAAGAACTTATAA
- the rlmN gene encoding 23S rRNA (adenine(2503)-C(2))-methyltransferase RlmN — protein sequence MQLEKKDIRSLSKEQLRDFFIAQGDKSFRGNQVYEWLWSKGAHSFEDMSNLSKATRQMLEDHFVINHIRVDNMQISSDGTIKNGVKLHDGLIVESVLIPTETRTTACVSSQVGCSLDCEFCATARLKRMRNLNPDEIYDQVLTIDQQSRQNHGRPLSNIVFMGMGEPLMNYNNVQAAIDKITSEEGLGMSPKRITVSTSGIPKMIKKLADDEVKFKLAVSLHSAIEETRNRIMPFSKNFPLTELRDALQYWYSKTKSRITFEYVVWKGINDDKASIDALVKFCKHMPSKVNLIEYNPIDDGEYQQADSQAIDNYIKALEKNDITVVVRRSRGKDIDAACGQLANKS from the coding sequence ATGCAATTAGAGAAAAAAGACATACGTAGTTTATCTAAAGAACAATTGAGAGATTTTTTTATCGCTCAAGGAGATAAATCATTTAGAGGAAATCAGGTGTACGAGTGGTTATGGAGTAAAGGGGCTCATTCTTTCGAGGATATGAGTAACCTCTCTAAAGCGACCCGTCAAATGTTGGAGGATCATTTTGTGATTAATCACATTCGCGTAGATAATATGCAAATTAGTTCGGATGGAACCATCAAGAATGGAGTGAAATTACACGATGGATTAATTGTGGAATCCGTTTTGATTCCAACAGAAACCCGTACTACAGCTTGCGTTTCTTCTCAAGTAGGTTGCAGTTTGGATTGTGAGTTTTGTGCAACTGCTCGTTTGAAGCGCATGCGAAACCTAAATCCAGATGAGATTTATGATCAGGTTCTAACCATTGATCAACAAAGTCGACAAAATCACGGTCGCCCCCTTTCTAATATTGTATTTATGGGAATGGGAGAGCCACTGATGAACTACAATAACGTACAAGCAGCGATTGATAAAATTACTTCGGAAGAAGGATTGGGAATGTCGCCTAAACGCATCACGGTTTCTACTTCGGGTATTCCGAAGATGATTAAGAAATTAGCAGACGATGAAGTGAAATTCAAGTTAGCAGTTTCCTTGCATTCCGCTATTGAAGAAACCCGCAATCGGATCATGCCGTTTTCTAAGAATTTTCCTTTGACCGAATTACGCGACGCCTTACAATATTGGTATAGCAAAACAAAAAGTCGAATTACGTTTGAATACGTTGTTTGGAAAGGAATCAATGATGATAAAGCCTCGATTGATGCCCTAGTGAAATTTTGCAAACACATGCCAAGTAAAGTGAATTTGATTGAATACAATCCCATTGACGATGGGGAATACCAGCAAGCAGATTCTCAAGCGATTGACAATTACATTAAAGCGCTGGAAAAGAATGATATTACCGTGGTCGTACGAAGAAGTAGAGGGAAAGATATTGATGCCGCTTGCGGTCAATTAGCAAATAAATCCTAA
- a CDS encoding fumarate hydratase: protein MDFIYQDPYPIQKDDTKYKKISSDFVKIEKLGDREILVVDPKALEVLSEAAMTDVSFMLRTAHLESLKAILDDPEATDNDRFVAYNLLQNAVVAIDGQLPSCQDTGTAIVVAKKGEDVYTGSNDAESLSKGIFNTYQKKNLRYSQIVPISMFEEKNSGSNLPAQIDIYATQGKKYEFLFLAKGGGSANKTFLYQKTKSLLNDKNLTEFIKDKIMDLGTSACPPYHLALVIGGTSAEANLAAVKKASAGYYDNLPTSGNMGGQAFRDIEWEKKLQLICQESHIGAQFGGKYFTHDVRVIRLPRHAASCPVGLGVSCSADRNIKAKITPEGLFIEQLEENPARLLPAVAPHLEDPIVIDLDKPMKEQLAELTKHPIKTRLMLNGTVIVARDIAHAKIQEMLDSGQAMPEYFKNHPIYYAGPAKTPEGMPSGSFGPTTAGRMDPYVDAFQAVGGSMIMLAKGNRSQEVTDACKKHGGFYLGSIGGPAAILAKENILSVEVVDFPELGMEAVRKIVVKDFPAFIITDDKGNDFFQNL from the coding sequence ATGGACTTTATCTATCAAGATCCGTATCCAATTCAAAAAGACGATACGAAGTATAAGAAAATTTCTTCTGATTTTGTAAAAATCGAGAAACTAGGTGATCGCGAAATTTTAGTTGTAGATCCAAAGGCTTTAGAAGTTTTATCTGAAGCAGCGATGACAGATGTTTCCTTTATGTTGAGAACGGCTCACTTAGAAAGTTTGAAAGCCATTTTAGACGACCCAGAAGCAACAGATAACGATCGTTTTGTAGCGTATAATTTATTGCAAAATGCAGTTGTGGCTATTGATGGGCAATTGCCTTCTTGCCAAGATACGGGAACGGCTATCGTGGTAGCAAAAAAAGGAGAAGATGTCTATACGGGATCGAATGATGCTGAAAGTTTGTCCAAAGGAATTTTCAATACCTACCAAAAGAAGAATTTGAGATATTCACAAATTGTTCCAATTAGTATGTTTGAAGAGAAAAATTCAGGATCGAACTTACCGGCTCAAATTGATATTTATGCCACACAAGGTAAAAAATACGAATTTTTATTTTTGGCAAAAGGAGGAGGTTCTGCGAATAAGACCTTCTTATATCAAAAAACAAAATCCCTGTTGAATGATAAGAACTTGACTGAGTTTATCAAAGACAAAATCATGGATTTAGGTACGTCAGCTTGTCCTCCTTATCACTTAGCTTTAGTGATTGGTGGTACATCAGCAGAAGCGAACCTAGCAGCAGTGAAAAAAGCATCAGCAGGTTACTATGATAATCTACCTACTTCAGGAAATATGGGAGGTCAAGCTTTCCGCGATATTGAATGGGAGAAAAAATTACAATTGATTTGTCAAGAATCTCATATTGGAGCCCAATTTGGTGGTAAATATTTTACACATGATGTGCGTGTAATTCGCTTACCTCGTCACGCGGCTTCATGTCCAGTAGGACTAGGAGTTTCTTGTTCAGCAGACCGAAATATCAAAGCAAAAATTACGCCTGAAGGATTGTTCATTGAACAGTTAGAAGAAAATCCAGCTCGTTTATTGCCTGCAGTAGCTCCTCATTTAGAAGATCCTATTGTTATTGATTTGGATAAACCAATGAAAGAGCAATTGGCTGAATTAACCAAACATCCAATCAAAACGCGTTTGATGTTAAACGGAACGGTAATTGTTGCCCGTGATATTGCACACGCAAAGATTCAAGAAATGTTAGATAGTGGTCAAGCCATGCCTGAATATTTCAAAAATCACCCGATTTATTATGCTGGCCCTGCAAAAACCCCAGAAGGTATGCCTTCAGGAAGTTTTGGCCCTACTACAGCAGGACGTATGGATCCCTATGTAGATGCTTTCCAAGCCGTGGGAGGAAGTATGATTATGTTGGCCAAAGGAAACCGCTCACAAGAGGTGACCGACGCTTGTAAAAAACACGGTGGATTTTACTTGGGATCAATCGGTGGACCAGCTGCTATCCTTGCAAAAGAAAATATCTTAAGCGTTGAGGTAGTTGATTTCCCTGAATTGGGAATGGAAGCGGTTCGCAAAATAGTGGTAAAAGATTTCCCTGCCTTTATTATTACCGATGATAAAGGAAACGATTTCTTTCAAAATTTGTAA
- a CDS encoding polyprenyl synthetase family protein, giving the protein MNIVQQIQEPIKVEMELFEKKFHKSMVTKVALLNRITYYIVNRKGKQMRPMFVFLVAKMVYDGEVNERTYRGASVIELIHTATLVHDDVVDDSNKRRGFFSLNALWKNKIAVLVGDYLLSKGLLLSIDNGDFDLLRIISVAVREMSEGELLQIEKARRLDITEEIYYEIIRQKTATLIAACCALGAASVQPEKTDLIEKMRKFGEVIGMAFQIKDDLFDYTDGPIGKPTGIDIKEQKMTLPLIYALNTATKEKRKWLINSVKNYNEDKRRVKEVIDYVKEAGGLTYATEKMIAYQQEALLLVEDFPDSPYKEALVTMVNYVIERKK; this is encoded by the coding sequence ATGAATATTGTACAGCAAATACAGGAACCAATTAAGGTTGAAATGGAACTTTTTGAAAAGAAGTTCCACAAATCAATGGTAACGAAGGTTGCCTTATTAAATAGAATCACCTACTACATTGTAAACCGTAAAGGAAAGCAAATGCGACCGATGTTTGTCTTTCTTGTAGCAAAAATGGTATACGATGGCGAAGTCAATGAGCGCACCTATCGCGGTGCTTCCGTTATTGAATTAATTCATACGGCAACTTTAGTACACGATGATGTAGTGGATGATAGCAATAAGCGCCGAGGATTCTTCTCTTTAAATGCGCTATGGAAAAATAAAATCGCTGTTCTTGTTGGGGATTACTTACTTTCAAAAGGATTGCTCTTGTCTATAGATAATGGAGATTTCGACTTACTTCGCATTATTTCAGTTGCTGTACGTGAAATGAGTGAAGGAGAACTACTGCAAATAGAAAAAGCACGTCGCTTAGATATTACGGAAGAGATCTATTACGAGATTATCCGCCAAAAAACAGCTACCCTAATTGCCGCTTGTTGTGCCTTAGGTGCGGCTTCTGTTCAACCAGAAAAGACGGATCTCATCGAAAAAATGCGCAAATTTGGTGAGGTAATCGGAATGGCCTTCCAAATCAAAGACGATTTATTTGATTATACCGATGGTCCTATTGGAAAACCAACGGGAATTGATATCAAAGAACAAAAAATGACGTTGCCGTTAATCTATGCGCTCAATACAGCTACAAAAGAAAAACGCAAATGGCTCATTAATTCCGTAAAAAATTACAACGAAGATAAACGCAGAGTCAAAGAAGTCATTGACTACGTCAAAGAAGCAGGGGGATTGACTTATGCCACGGAGAAAATGATTGCTTATCAACAAGAAGCCTTGCTGTTAGTAGAAGATTTTCCTGATTCCCCTTATAAAGAGGCTTTGGTTACGATGGTTAACTACGTAATTGAGCGAAAAAAATAA
- a CDS encoding SDR family NAD(P)-dependent oxidoreductase produces MKMLENKVAIVTGGASGIGKAVVELFVKEGAKVVIADLNEELGSKLAQSLGANTHFVKSNAAEPADNEALVQEALKKFGKLDIAVNNAGIGGATAPTGEYAIDEWKKVTSINLDGVFYGMRYQIPAMLKNGGGSIINIASILGQVGFAGSPAYVAAKHGVVGLTKTAAWDYGTKNIRINAVGPGFIETPLLSSMAPEVKHFLESQHAMQRLGTSEEVAEIIAWLASDKASFATGGYYPIEGGYLAK; encoded by the coding sequence ATGAAAATGTTAGAAAATAAAGTGGCTATCGTAACAGGTGGAGCTTCGGGAATTGGAAAAGCGGTTGTTGAATTATTTGTAAAAGAAGGTGCAAAAGTAGTAATTGCCGATTTGAATGAAGAACTAGGAAGTAAATTAGCTCAAAGTTTAGGTGCAAATACACATTTCGTAAAATCGAATGCTGCTGAGCCTGCAGATAATGAAGCATTAGTTCAGGAAGCCCTTAAAAAGTTTGGAAAATTAGATATCGCAGTGAATAATGCAGGAATAGGTGGGGCAACTGCGCCTACTGGGGAGTATGCAATTGATGAATGGAAAAAAGTAACGTCCATTAATTTAGATGGAGTGTTCTATGGGATGCGTTATCAAATTCCAGCGATGCTGAAAAATGGAGGAGGTAGTATCATCAACATTGCTTCTATCTTAGGACAAGTTGGTTTTGCAGGCTCACCTGCTTATGTAGCAGCTAAACATGGAGTGGTTGGTTTAACGAAAACGGCTGCTTGGGATTATGGTACTAAAAATATTCGCATTAATGCTGTTGGACCAGGATTCATTGAAACTCCCTTGTTAAGCTCAATGGCACCGGAAGTTAAGCATTTCTTAGAATCTCAACATGCGATGCAACGCCTAGGAACATCAGAAGAAGTAGCAGAAATTATTGCTTGGCTAGCTTCTGATAAAGCCTCGTTTGCAACAGGGGGATATTATCCAATTGAAGGCGGATATTTAGCAAAATAA
- a CDS encoding four helix bundle protein, translating into MVDYRNYRVWILSHQLVLKTYLLLQTFPTYEQFNLTDQLRRAVVSIPTNIVEGCGKDTQKELVRYLYISSGSTHEVEYLLLLSKDLGYLKEIDYLQLQEDVVSIKKMLAVLIKKIKQTIG; encoded by the coding sequence ATGGTGGATTATCGCAATTACAGGGTATGGATATTAAGTCATCAATTAGTATTGAAGACCTATCTGTTGCTTCAGACATTTCCTACTTATGAACAATTTAATTTAACAGATCAGTTAAGAAGAGCTGTTGTATCAATACCAACAAATATAGTTGAAGGATGTGGCAAGGATACTCAAAAGGAGTTAGTCCGTTATTTGTATATCTCTTCGGGTTCAACCCATGAAGTAGAGTATTTGCTGTTATTATCTAAAGACTTAGGATATTTAAAGGAGATTGATTATCTCCAATTACAAGAAGATGTTGTAAGTATAAAAAAAATGCTTGCAGTTTTAATAAAGAAAATAAAACAAACGATAGGTTAA
- a CDS encoding alpha/beta hydrolase: MTVLKKVLSIAFCLVAFIAFGQKDTQKITLGESITLESSILNETRTINIYLPPYYQPNDTVKYPVVYVLDGGIEEDFIHLAGIFRVNSQPWINRFPEAIVVGIENVNRRRDFTFAVPNIDFLDQVGFSRDYFKQYGGAEPYAAFLEGELIPYINQQYNTNDERTVVGESMAGLMSSYLLVKHPNLFSNYIIVSPSLWWGEEQLLNETTACLLKKIKNPVHVYVGVPNEAEDQMMFDEAKRFYTMLQANPVIHSTFDSMEDEVHATVLHQAVHNALKKQFHKVKTEQ, encoded by the coding sequence ATGACCGTTTTAAAAAAAGTTCTATCGATTGCTTTTTGTTTGGTTGCTTTTATAGCATTTGGACAAAAAGACACGCAAAAAATAACACTTGGCGAATCCATTACTTTGGAATCATCCATCCTAAATGAAACGAGAACCATTAACATCTATTTACCTCCTTACTATCAACCGAATGACACAGTTAAATACCCTGTAGTATACGTTTTAGATGGAGGTATAGAGGAAGATTTCATTCATTTAGCGGGTATATTTCGCGTGAATTCTCAACCTTGGATTAACCGTTTTCCAGAGGCGATTGTAGTGGGAATCGAAAACGTCAACCGCAGAAGAGATTTTACGTTTGCCGTACCAAATATTGATTTTCTTGATCAAGTAGGCTTTAGTAGAGATTACTTTAAACAATATGGTGGAGCAGAGCCTTATGCTGCCTTTTTAGAGGGAGAGTTAATTCCTTACATCAATCAACAATATAATACGAATGATGAGCGAACTGTAGTGGGCGAATCGATGGCTGGTTTGATGTCTTCCTATTTATTGGTAAAACACCCTAACTTATTTTCGAATTACATTATCGTAAGTCCAAGTTTATGGTGGGGAGAAGAGCAACTACTCAATGAAACAACGGCTTGTTTGCTGAAAAAAATAAAAAATCCTGTACACGTTTATGTTGGCGTTCCCAATGAAGCGGAAGATCAAATGATGTTTGACGAAGCCAAGCGCTTTTACACGATGCTTCAAGCAAATCCAGTAATTCATTCTACGTTTGACTCTATGGAGGATGAAGTACACGCTACTGTTTTACATCAAGCGGTTCATAATGCCTTAAAAAAACAGTTTCATAAAGTCAAAACTGAACAATAA
- a CDS encoding c-type cytochrome, with protein sequence MRNYLLKTIPFFAAVLLVSCGKKEEKQAMPEPVYESERGGATEMSQAEKIALGKQIFEGKGTCASCHIADKKVIGPSVREIIEIYDKHDVSLISFLKGQEEAIVDPAQFIIMQANLEITKKFSDAELEALEAYMRSM encoded by the coding sequence ATGCGTAACTATCTACTTAAAACCATACCGTTTTTTGCCGCAGTACTTTTAGTATCATGTGGTAAAAAAGAAGAAAAACAAGCGATGCCCGAACCTGTATATGAATCAGAACGCGGTGGTGCAACTGAAATGAGCCAAGCAGAAAAAATTGCTTTGGGAAAACAAATTTTTGAAGGAAAAGGAACCTGTGCTTCGTGCCATATAGCAGATAAAAAAGTAATTGGTCCGAGCGTTAGAGAAATTATTGAAATTTACGATAAACACGATGTAAGCCTGATTTCCTTTTTGAAAGGACAAGAAGAAGCCATTGTGGATCCTGCACAGTTTATTATTATGCAGGCAAACTTGGAAATCACCAAGAAATTTAGTGATGCAGAGTTAGAGGCTTTGGAAGCCTACATGCGTAGCATGTAA
- a CDS encoding RNA polymerase sigma factor, whose amino-acid sequence MKLIRLYPKKVEDYIEDLRREKRSAQQEVYQMLAAKMLSVCRQYIADIHYAEDVMISAFMKVFTSIHKYENKGSFEGWIRRIMVNESISFLRTQKQFAYLDESSHVVQDRDEEYEGDLSLEDIQKLIDQLPAGCKTIFNLYVVEEYKHQEIASMLQISEGTSKSQLAQARKLLQQQLEHLKNRGLWNGIK is encoded by the coding sequence ATGAAATTGATACGATTATACCCCAAAAAAGTAGAGGATTATATTGAAGATTTGCGGCGCGAAAAACGAAGTGCGCAGCAAGAGGTATATCAAATGTTAGCTGCAAAAATGTTAAGTGTTTGCCGACAATATATTGCAGATATACACTATGCAGAAGATGTAATGATCAGTGCCTTTATGAAAGTATTTACGAGCATACACAAGTATGAGAACAAAGGAAGTTTTGAAGGGTGGATTAGGCGTATTATGGTGAATGAATCCATCTCATTTTTACGGACACAAAAGCAGTTTGCGTATTTAGATGAAAGTTCCCACGTTGTACAAGATAGGGACGAAGAATATGAGGGGGATCTTTCTTTAGAGGATATACAAAAGCTAATCGATCAATTACCAGCGGGATGTAAAACGATATTCAATCTCTATGTCGTCGAAGAATACAAACATCAAGAAATAGCAAGTATGCTTCAAATTAGTGAGGGAACATCAAAATCACAACTCGCACAAGCCCGTAAGTTATTACAACAACAATTAGAGCACTTAAAAAATCGAGGGTTATGGAATGGAATAAAGTAG